Proteins encoded together in one Planctomyces sp. SH-PL14 window:
- a CDS encoding replication-associated recombination protein A, which translates to MPRRELPGLFGSPEEEPISPRSEASGLTGPAASPAPLASAPLAERMRPRTLDEVVGQQHLVGPGRMIRRLLESSGVVPSLLFWGPPGTGKTTLARLFASHARARFVAHSAVLSGVKELREAIAEARTARRSGLRTVLFVDEIHRFNKSQQDALLPAVEDGTVSLIGATTENPSFEVNAALLSRCRVVTLQPLEEQDLVALIGRALDDEERGLAALRPVISDENRQRLARVAAGDARAALTALDSAVQSVEPDSSGERAVAWEALSEALGRARFSYDKGGEDHYNLVSALIKSLRNSDADAGLYWLARLIGGGADPMFIARRLCILASEDVGLADPQAIVQASAAAQIVHLIGFPEGLYPLAQATVYLARAPKSNLLKNGYFAAAADAESTAREPVPLHLRNAVTPLMKSVGYGEGYRYVHDDPAAREEMECLPESLRGRRYLPPNNSELA; encoded by the coding sequence ATGCCTCGACGAGAACTTCCCGGCCTCTTCGGTTCCCCCGAGGAGGAGCCGATCTCTCCCCGGTCCGAAGCGTCCGGTCTGACTGGCCCCGCCGCGTCCCCCGCTCCACTCGCGTCGGCCCCCCTGGCGGAACGGATGCGGCCGCGGACGCTCGATGAAGTCGTCGGACAGCAACACCTTGTCGGACCCGGCCGGATGATCCGCCGGCTCCTGGAGTCCTCCGGCGTCGTCCCGTCGCTCCTTTTCTGGGGGCCGCCCGGGACCGGGAAGACGACGCTGGCGCGGCTTTTCGCCAGCCATGCCAGGGCCCGGTTCGTCGCTCACTCCGCCGTCCTGTCGGGGGTCAAGGAGCTTCGGGAGGCGATCGCCGAGGCCCGAACCGCCCGCCGGTCGGGGCTGCGGACCGTCCTCTTCGTCGACGAGATCCACCGGTTCAACAAGTCGCAGCAGGACGCCCTCCTGCCGGCGGTCGAGGACGGGACGGTCTCCCTCATCGGGGCGACCACCGAAAACCCCTCGTTTGAAGTCAACGCGGCGCTCCTCTCCCGCTGCCGGGTCGTCACTCTTCAGCCGCTCGAGGAACAGGACCTCGTGGCCCTTATCGGCCGGGCGCTGGACGACGAGGAGCGCGGACTGGCGGCCCTCCGTCCCGTCATCAGCGACGAGAACCGGCAGCGGCTGGCGCGGGTCGCGGCGGGGGATGCCCGGGCCGCGCTCACGGCCCTCGACTCGGCCGTCCAGTCGGTCGAACCGGATTCGTCGGGAGAGCGGGCCGTTGCCTGGGAGGCTCTGTCCGAGGCGCTCGGGCGGGCGAGATTCAGCTACGACAAGGGGGGCGAGGACCACTACAACCTCGTCTCGGCCCTCATCAAGTCGCTCCGGAACAGCGACGCCGACGCGGGGCTCTACTGGCTGGCCCGGCTGATCGGAGGGGGAGCGGATCCGATGTTCATTGCCCGCCGCCTCTGCATCCTCGCCTCGGAGGACGTCGGCCTCGCCGATCCGCAGGCGATCGTGCAGGCGTCGGCCGCCGCCCAGATCGTGCACCTCATCGGCTTTCCCGAAGGGCTCTATCCGCTGGCCCAGGCCACGGTCTATCTGGCCCGGGCTCCCAAGTCGAACCTGCTCAAGAACGGCTACTTCGCCGCCGCGGCCGATGCGGAGTCGACCGCCCGCGAGCCGGTGCCGCTTCACCTCCGGAACGCGGTGACGCCGCTGATGAAGTCGGTCGGCTACGGCGAGGGATACCGCTATGTCCACGATGACCCGGCCGCCCGCGAGGAGATGGAGTGCCTCCCCGAGTCCTTGCGAGGCCGTCGCTACCTGCCACCAAACAACTCCGAGCTGGCGTAG